In a single window of the Hoyosella subflava DQS3-9A1 genome:
- a CDS encoding cold-shock protein, with product MPTGKVKWYDAEKGFGFLSQDDGEDVHVRSAALPSGVESLKPGQRVEFGMAVGRRGPQALSVKVLDPLPSIRQAARKEAPVKRRSPDELHSMIEDMIKLLEASVQPSLDKGRYPERKQSQRLAEVIRAVARELDA from the coding sequence GTGCCTACCGGCAAGGTCAAGTGGTACGACGCGGAGAAGGGTTTCGGCTTTCTCTCGCAGGACGACGGCGAGGACGTACATGTGCGATCCGCAGCGTTGCCTTCTGGGGTGGAGTCGCTGAAACCTGGGCAGCGTGTCGAGTTCGGCATGGCTGTGGGCCGTCGCGGACCCCAGGCGCTGAGCGTGAAGGTGCTCGATCCACTGCCGTCGATACGGCAGGCTGCGCGGAAAGAGGCACCCGTCAAGCGCCGATCTCCCGACGAGTTGCACAGCATGATCGAGGACATGATCAAGCTCCTCGAAGCATCTGTGCAGCCCTCTTTGGACAAGGGCCGCTACCCGGAGCGCAAGCAGTCGCAACGCCTCGCTGAGGTAATCCGCGCTGTCGCACGCGAGCTCGACGCTTAG
- a CDS encoding DUF2771 domain-containing protein produces MPVSRKFIAIVAAVAVISALGVAAVIAAQAHFRGDEPHRPHLTVYSAGNAKEVDAFQYCDLVKLAEASQRWAQQQPLSPEQEIEATIDFADTCDPEGQPALIDIRPDETVQISLPKEIAGAPWSLLALYEDSEAREIDVIDDMHGPSERRSISLPTFNDDGLALRIVEIKLPMGIVDASTGEQSIVSHATWAIHTQIMR; encoded by the coding sequence ATGCCTGTTTCCCGCAAGTTCATTGCCATTGTGGCTGCCGTGGCGGTGATATCCGCACTTGGCGTAGCCGCTGTGATCGCAGCGCAAGCACATTTCCGCGGCGATGAGCCACACCGGCCGCACCTCACGGTCTATTCAGCAGGCAACGCTAAAGAAGTTGACGCCTTCCAGTACTGCGACCTCGTCAAATTGGCCGAGGCTAGTCAGCGCTGGGCACAGCAGCAGCCACTCTCGCCTGAGCAGGAAATCGAAGCGACCATCGATTTCGCTGACACGTGCGATCCGGAGGGGCAACCTGCACTGATCGATATCCGTCCAGACGAGACCGTACAGATTTCGCTGCCAAAGGAGATCGCTGGCGCACCGTGGAGCCTTCTGGCGTTGTATGAAGACAGCGAGGCCAGGGAGATCGACGTCATCGACGACATGCATGGCCCCAGTGAACGCCGCTCGATTTCGCTGCCGACGTTCAACGACGACGGGCTCGCTCTGCGGATCGTCGAAATCAAGCTTCCGATGGGGATTGTCGATGCATCTACCGGAGAGCAGTCGATCGTCTCGCACGCGACCTGGGCGATCCACACCCAGATCATGCGTTGA
- a CDS encoding MFS transporter: MTDSQPPQDPHFGGRRGSEDWAGRHPGGHNYPPSSARPSLPPLDPLPQQDTSRPRSASHGPEAPRLPKKITVTRVAAMRSRQLTKQGISTFRRAATADGADKSGLTALTYATIANFATDAAVAIALANTLFFSATTAESRGMVALYLLITLAPFAIIAPLIGPALDRVQRGRRLALAASFFGRTVLVLVLLFNYNSAAGSFDPWVLYPAALGMLVLSKTFGVLKAAVTPRVLPPGIDLVRTNSRLTVFGLVVGTITVGAIAGGVEAVVGRLFELPGAMFLLIGITLTGAFLSMRIPSWVEVTEGEVPATLTYHGDGKDRDPSARPMAAVLGTRRQPLGRAVLTSLWGNCTIRVLTGFLTLYIAFVAKSRTEHAPMMQVAMLGLVGVAAAVGNFGGNAAGARLKLGRPAVIVLRCVCAVTAVALFAALTDSLATAAVAAFVAAAASALAKVSLDASLQNDIPDRSRASAFGRSETALQLSWVLGGALGILLPTEYWIGFTVVSGLLVIGLTQTILTFRGMSLLPGLGGRRPDRAAPEGQPEPPMVTGFSAPRSKQGSQPPMAWASTRSEDVSSEAADSGPPVYRPGPTTQPPSDSTTEEK, from the coding sequence GTGACCGATTCGCAGCCGCCGCAGGACCCGCACTTCGGTGGGCGGCGCGGGTCTGAGGATTGGGCGGGGCGCCATCCCGGGGGCCACAACTATCCGCCTTCATCGGCCCGGCCGTCCTTACCGCCTCTTGATCCGCTCCCCCAGCAGGACACCTCCCGCCCCCGGTCCGCGTCGCATGGACCCGAAGCACCGCGGTTGCCGAAGAAGATCACCGTCACGCGGGTGGCTGCCATGCGGAGTCGGCAACTGACGAAACAGGGCATCAGTACTTTTCGCAGAGCAGCAACCGCAGACGGCGCCGACAAGTCGGGGCTTACCGCACTGACGTACGCCACCATCGCAAACTTCGCGACCGATGCGGCAGTCGCCATCGCGCTCGCGAACACACTCTTTTTCTCGGCCACAACTGCCGAGAGCCGCGGCATGGTGGCCTTGTACTTGTTGATTACGCTGGCGCCGTTCGCCATCATCGCGCCGCTGATCGGCCCCGCTCTTGACCGCGTGCAGCGTGGACGGCGACTGGCGCTCGCTGCGTCATTCTTCGGCCGAACAGTGCTGGTGCTTGTCCTGCTGTTCAACTACAACAGTGCGGCGGGCAGTTTCGATCCGTGGGTGCTGTACCCGGCGGCGCTGGGAATGCTGGTGCTGAGTAAAACCTTCGGGGTGCTGAAAGCCGCTGTGACGCCGCGCGTTCTGCCACCCGGAATCGACCTTGTCCGAACGAACTCACGCCTCACGGTTTTCGGACTTGTCGTCGGAACGATCACGGTGGGTGCTATAGCCGGTGGTGTCGAGGCGGTCGTCGGACGACTGTTCGAGCTCCCCGGAGCTATGTTCCTCCTGATTGGCATCACCCTGACAGGCGCCTTCCTGAGTATGCGGATTCCGTCCTGGGTGGAAGTGACCGAAGGAGAAGTCCCGGCGACGCTCACCTACCACGGCGACGGCAAGGACCGTGACCCCTCGGCCCGGCCCATGGCAGCTGTGCTGGGCACCCGTCGGCAGCCTCTCGGCCGGGCGGTGCTGACGAGCTTGTGGGGCAACTGCACGATCCGGGTTCTGACCGGCTTCCTCACTCTCTACATCGCGTTTGTCGCAAAGTCACGGACAGAGCACGCACCGATGATGCAGGTCGCGATGCTCGGCCTTGTCGGCGTGGCGGCTGCGGTGGGCAACTTCGGCGGAAATGCGGCCGGTGCACGACTGAAACTCGGAAGACCAGCGGTGATCGTGCTGCGGTGCGTCTGCGCGGTCACAGCGGTAGCGCTGTTCGCGGCCCTGACAGACAGTCTCGCGACCGCCGCAGTCGCGGCCTTCGTGGCTGCTGCAGCGAGCGCCCTCGCCAAGGTATCGCTGGATGCATCGCTGCAAAACGACATCCCCGATCGCTCGCGCGCTTCCGCTTTCGGCAGGTCAGAGACGGCGCTGCAACTCAGCTGGGTGCTCGGTGGTGCACTCGGGATCCTGCTGCCGACCGAATATTGGATCGGGTTCACTGTGGTGAGCGGCCTGCTGGTAATCGGGCTGACGCAGACAATCCTCACTTTCCGGGGCATGTCGCTGCTGCCTGGGCTTGGTGGCCGCCGACCCGACCGGGCCGCACCGGAAGGGCAGCCCGAGCCGCCCATGGTCACTGGGTTCAGCGCTCCACGGTCGAAGCAAGGTTCGCAACCGCCGATGGCGTGGGCGAGTACGCGGAGCGAGGACGTATCCTCCGAAGCAGCGGATTCGGGGCCGCCGGTGTATCGCCCCGGGCCCACTACGCAACCGCCTAGTGACAGCACCACCGAGGAGAAGTAG
- a CDS encoding glutaminyl-peptide cyclotransferase, whose amino-acid sequence MTLRSCSKSQFRLVWALLASAALVTACNDDIVPAGGEDDVELLQPEVVKVHPHDPEAFTQGLEIAGPLLYESTGRVGLSWIAARDLETGEEVARADLPLPYFGEGLTVTEDRVWQITWRDEVAFERDPATLEEIATVSYEGEGWGLCSYPDRLVMSDGSDTLTFRDPVTFDALDTVAVTLRGSALDQINELECTPEGVYANIFQTDWIVRINPEDGRVTAVIDASGLLSDEERGGVDVLNGVAAIPGTDRFLLTGKLWPEMFEVEFVAR is encoded by the coding sequence ATGACATTGCGATCGTGCAGCAAATCACAGTTCCGGCTGGTCTGGGCGCTGCTGGCGAGCGCCGCTCTGGTCACCGCGTGCAACGACGACATCGTCCCCGCGGGCGGCGAGGATGACGTGGAACTCCTTCAGCCCGAGGTCGTGAAAGTCCACCCACATGATCCTGAAGCCTTCACCCAGGGCCTCGAAATCGCCGGTCCACTGCTTTACGAATCTACTGGACGCGTCGGCCTATCGTGGATCGCTGCCCGGGACCTGGAAACCGGTGAGGAGGTCGCGCGCGCGGATCTGCCCCTGCCGTACTTCGGGGAGGGCCTGACTGTCACCGAGGACCGAGTCTGGCAGATCACCTGGCGCGACGAGGTGGCGTTTGAGCGCGATCCCGCGACACTCGAAGAGATCGCCACAGTCAGCTATGAGGGCGAGGGCTGGGGCCTCTGCTCCTACCCTGACCGACTCGTCATGAGCGATGGTTCGGACACGCTGACTTTCCGGGATCCGGTCACCTTCGATGCGCTCGACACGGTGGCGGTCACACTGCGCGGATCCGCGCTCGACCAGATTAACGAGCTCGAATGCACTCCTGAGGGCGTGTACGCCAACATCTTCCAGACCGACTGGATCGTCCGCATCAACCCGGAGGACGGTCGCGTCACTGCCGTGATCGATGCATCCGGGCTCCTCAGTGATGAGGAACGCGGTGGCGTCGATGTACTGAACGGAGTCGCCGCGATCCCGGGTACCGACCGTTTCTTGCTGACAGGCAAGCTCTGGCCGGAAATGTTCGAGGTCGAGTTCGTTGCCCGGTAG
- a CDS encoding DUF3027 domain-containing protein translates to MLADAIDLARDAVRAIADEAAVGEHHGVVPEGEWAASHRFAASLPGYRGWEWNVVVAACPGAATATVSELALLPGADALLAPEWVPWEDRIESGDLMPGDLLPPKHHDERLVPGYIETGDPAVDEAAAEIGFGRPQVMSLEGRLAAAERWTEGDFGPHAAMAAAAPGTCGTCGFYLPLAGSLRASFGVCGNELSADGHVVHARFGCGAHSDTELPSGAGSPQYDPYDDGVVEVMDTSRQHGQ, encoded by the coding sequence GTGCTCGCGGATGCTATCGATCTAGCCCGCGACGCGGTACGCGCCATCGCTGACGAAGCTGCGGTGGGGGAGCATCACGGAGTAGTACCTGAAGGAGAGTGGGCCGCGTCCCACCGGTTTGCGGCGAGCCTGCCCGGCTACCGCGGCTGGGAATGGAACGTGGTGGTCGCTGCCTGCCCCGGCGCCGCAACCGCGACGGTGAGTGAACTCGCGCTGCTTCCCGGCGCGGACGCGTTGCTCGCGCCCGAGTGGGTGCCGTGGGAGGACCGCATCGAGTCGGGCGACCTCATGCCGGGCGATCTCCTGCCGCCGAAGCACCACGATGAGCGGCTTGTGCCGGGGTACATCGAAACAGGGGACCCTGCAGTCGATGAGGCTGCGGCTGAGATCGGGTTCGGCCGCCCGCAAGTAATGAGTCTGGAAGGACGTCTGGCTGCGGCGGAACGGTGGACGGAAGGTGACTTCGGGCCCCACGCTGCGATGGCAGCCGCCGCTCCGGGCACCTGCGGTACGTGTGGCTTCTATCTCCCGCTAGCTGGTTCGCTCCGTGCCTCATTCGGGGTGTGCGGCAACGAACTCTCGGCTGACGGTCACGTCGTGCACGCGCGGTTCGGATGCGGCGCACATTCCGACACGGAATTGCCGAGCGGGGCGGGTTCGCCCCAGTACGACCCGTACGATGACGGTGTTGTCGAGGTTATGGATACCTCCCGTCAGCACGGCCAGTAG
- a CDS encoding phosphatase PAP2 family protein produces the protein MTTEFDTRVLMWVTDIREPWMTVFFHVVTLLGSLPAVALITAAAATVAVRSGRRWDAVLGVVTVVTAWLLMRGLKMLAGRDRPPPELSVVEVGYYSLPSGHALMIATAAVVVGATVLRNRWTWPLLAAVVILVGVSRVYLGAHWPTDVIAGWAIGTIWAFACVALSHALRPTEFRVARRHNPR, from the coding sequence ATGACGACGGAGTTCGACACCCGCGTCCTCATGTGGGTGACAGACATTCGTGAGCCCTGGATGACTGTCTTCTTTCACGTAGTGACGCTACTCGGAAGCCTTCCGGCCGTCGCGCTGATCACGGCGGCAGCGGCGACTGTCGCCGTTCGCTCCGGCAGGCGCTGGGATGCGGTGTTAGGTGTGGTGACCGTCGTGACCGCGTGGCTCCTGATGCGGGGGCTCAAAATGCTCGCGGGGCGCGACCGTCCGCCCCCGGAACTCAGCGTGGTCGAGGTCGGGTATTACTCATTGCCGTCAGGACACGCGCTGATGATTGCCACAGCTGCGGTGGTCGTTGGGGCGACCGTGCTCCGGAACAGGTGGACCTGGCCGCTGCTGGCTGCTGTCGTGATCCTCGTAGGGGTTTCTCGCGTGTACCTGGGGGCGCACTGGCCGACTGACGTCATCGCTGGCTGGGCTATAGGGACGATCTGGGCGTTCGCTTGCGTTGCGCTGAGTCACGCGCTGCGGCCGACGGAGTTCCGGGTGGCGCGCCGTCACAATCCGCGCTGA
- a CDS encoding DUF2530 domain-containing protein, giving the protein MGTHPEPPPLPARLSDPRPVITVGTLGWLMATIIVVTFGDQYADYLWVCIAGLGVAAFGGLIFLLQRHAVRRGDRSAQRGL; this is encoded by the coding sequence GTGGGCACGCATCCTGAACCACCGCCGCTTCCGGCGAGACTGTCGGACCCCCGGCCTGTGATAACAGTGGGGACGCTCGGGTGGTTGATGGCGACGATTATCGTTGTCACATTCGGCGATCAGTATGCCGACTACTTATGGGTGTGTATCGCGGGACTCGGCGTCGCCGCGTTCGGAGGGCTGATCTTTCTTCTGCAGCGCCACGCGGTACGCCGTGGCGATCGCTCTGCTCAGCGCGGATTGTGA
- a CDS encoding MarR family winged helix-turn-helix transcriptional regulator — MSHDEKQLASDLALAVVRLARQLRGHRHHSSVSLTQLSALSTLFTEGSMTPGALAARERVQPPSMTRVIGSLADLGLVDRMPHPTDGRQIIVSLSEAGKALVQNEKEAREEWLASQLRALGSSELSSLRDAVGTMTELVKTCD; from the coding sequence GTGAGTCACGACGAGAAACAACTGGCGAGTGATCTCGCGTTAGCCGTCGTGCGGCTAGCGAGGCAGCTGCGCGGCCATCGCCATCACTCTTCAGTGTCACTAACCCAGCTATCGGCGCTATCCACCCTCTTTACTGAGGGCTCGATGACACCCGGTGCACTCGCTGCCCGTGAGCGCGTCCAGCCACCCTCGATGACGCGGGTTATCGGGTCGCTGGCAGACCTTGGACTGGTCGACCGGATGCCGCACCCCACCGACGGACGGCAAATCATCGTTTCGCTGTCTGAAGCGGGTAAAGCGCTGGTCCAAAACGAGAAGGAGGCGCGCGAAGAATGGCTCGCCTCGCAGTTACGCGCTCTCGGCTCCAGCGAGCTGAGTTCCCTGCGCGACGCGGTCGGCACGATGACCGAACTCGTCAAAACCTGCGACTAA
- a CDS encoding GNAT family N-acetyltransferase produces the protein MTTETGSAIEVRNATDDDWPHIVKLDSFNFGGHIADLKSGITRELAPNDNVIVATNGGQVVGVTMHYDLQITVPGGALIDLPGVTWVSVAPTHRRRGILRTLLTEQHQRFLESGAPMSILTASEGGIYGRFGYGPITTEFTHKFDRRFAAFRSTTVDPGGVRLAAKDEAEEFLPPIYDRWRRQRAGAVGRPAAYWRGVFADPESERGGASALFFLLHDDGFVSYRVRESADSGMSLEIVDMFAVTPEAYIALWRTLGGLDLMSTITVSESRDMLLPYLLKDPRLPRLTGSHDLLWARILDVPGVLRARSYACELDVTIEVVDDFLDRGGVFRLTSRGNGGNAQCVPAEEPARLTIGIGDLASIYFGEHRAVTLAQAGRISAPDPEILERFDHAFTTSAAPRGGMFF, from the coding sequence GTGACGACCGAGACAGGATCAGCAATCGAGGTTCGCAACGCCACCGATGACGACTGGCCACACATTGTGAAGCTCGACAGCTTCAACTTCGGCGGCCATATCGCCGACCTGAAGAGTGGGATCACGCGCGAACTCGCCCCCAACGACAACGTGATTGTCGCGACCAACGGCGGCCAGGTTGTGGGCGTGACAATGCACTACGACCTGCAAATCACTGTGCCAGGAGGCGCCCTCATCGACCTTCCGGGCGTCACCTGGGTTTCTGTCGCCCCCACGCACCGCCGCCGAGGCATTCTGCGAACCCTGCTGACAGAGCAGCATCAGCGTTTCCTCGAATCCGGCGCTCCGATGTCGATTCTCACTGCCTCTGAAGGGGGAATCTACGGCCGATTTGGATATGGCCCGATCACGACCGAGTTCACACATAAGTTTGATCGGCGGTTCGCGGCGTTCCGTTCGACAACAGTCGATCCGGGAGGCGTCCGCCTCGCGGCCAAGGACGAGGCAGAGGAGTTCCTGCCCCCGATCTACGATCGCTGGCGGCGGCAAAGGGCCGGAGCGGTAGGACGTCCCGCTGCGTATTGGCGCGGTGTCTTCGCGGACCCGGAAAGCGAGCGCGGAGGGGCTTCTGCGCTATTCTTCTTGCTTCACGACGACGGGTTCGTGTCCTATCGGGTGCGCGAGTCAGCGGACTCGGGGATGTCACTGGAAATTGTGGACATGTTCGCTGTGACGCCGGAAGCGTACATAGCGCTCTGGCGGACACTCGGCGGCCTCGACCTGATGAGCACCATCACGGTGTCCGAGTCCCGCGACATGCTGCTGCCCTACCTGCTGAAGGATCCGCGCCTGCCCCGCCTCACGGGTTCTCACGATTTACTGTGGGCCCGCATCTTGGATGTTCCTGGCGTGCTGCGGGCTCGCAGCTACGCATGCGAACTCGATGTCACGATCGAGGTGGTGGATGATTTCCTAGATCGGGGTGGGGTATTCCGGCTCACATCTCGGGGCAACGGCGGGAACGCCCAGTGCGTCCCGGCGGAGGAACCTGCCCGGCTGACGATCGGAATTGGCGACCTGGCCAGCATCTATTTCGGCGAGCACCGCGCCGTGACGCTCGCGCAGGCAGGCCGGATTTCCGCGCCAGACCCGGAGATACTCGAGCGTTTCGATCACGCGTTCACGACCTCGGCGGCGCCACGCGGCGGCATGTTCTTTTAG
- a CDS encoding TrmH family RNA methyltransferase yields the protein MAYAVDITSPDDPRVDDFRDLSTADRRPDRPGGKGLVIGEGTVVVERMLGTPFEPYALLGVARRYDQLCGQLRGLEVPFYRASADTMATIVGFHLNRGVLAVAGRPAPRSPRDLLAAARTIAVLEGVNDHENLGSIFRNAAALGVDAVFLSGRCADPLYRRSVRVSMGHVLRVPFAVAASWPDLLGELQRRGFSTVALTPAQPSLPLAHAVASEKVAFVLGAEGPGLSEETLESTDVRAHIPMTTGVDSLNVATAAAVAFYERARLSEDASR from the coding sequence GTGGCTTACGCAGTCGATATCACTAGTCCCGATGATCCGCGCGTCGATGACTTCCGCGATTTGAGCACCGCAGATCGCCGTCCCGATCGACCAGGCGGGAAAGGCCTCGTGATCGGCGAGGGCACCGTGGTGGTCGAACGGATGCTCGGCACCCCTTTCGAACCGTACGCGCTTCTCGGGGTGGCGCGGCGGTACGACCAGCTGTGTGGCCAGCTCAGAGGTCTAGAGGTGCCGTTCTATCGGGCGAGTGCCGACACGATGGCGACAATCGTGGGATTTCACCTGAACCGGGGAGTGCTCGCCGTTGCGGGTCGTCCCGCGCCGAGGAGCCCACGCGACTTGCTGGCGGCCGCGCGCACCATCGCCGTGCTCGAAGGTGTGAACGATCACGAGAACCTGGGTTCGATCTTCCGTAATGCGGCGGCACTCGGCGTGGACGCGGTGTTCCTGAGCGGACGCTGCGCCGATCCGCTGTATCGGCGGTCAGTGCGTGTTTCGATGGGACATGTGCTTCGAGTTCCGTTCGCTGTCGCAGCTTCCTGGCCTGACCTGCTCGGCGAGCTGCAACGTCGCGGATTCAGCACTGTGGCGCTCACGCCCGCTCAGCCGTCGCTGCCGCTGGCACATGCGGTGGCCAGCGAGAAGGTGGCGTTCGTGCTCGGCGCGGAAGGTCCAGGACTGAGTGAGGAGACACTCGAGAGCACCGACGTGCGCGCCCACATTCCCATGACTACCGGCGTTGACTCCCTGAATGTGGCGACCGCTGCGGCAGTGGCCTTTTATGAACGCGCGCGGCTCAGTGAGGATGCCTCACGGTGA
- a CDS encoding DUF2537 domain-containing protein, translating to MTGGEEERGAPNKTPWLLGIVFAIFIAVVLATVVASVGTGLLSIHPLLAIALNTVAGIGFAQPLWSWRARPTLRFAALGIALGAITGWLYLIFALLFGRY from the coding sequence GTGACGGGCGGGGAAGAAGAGCGTGGTGCGCCGAATAAGACGCCTTGGTTACTGGGCATCGTGTTCGCCATCTTCATCGCGGTGGTTCTGGCCACTGTCGTCGCGTCGGTGGGAACAGGGCTGCTCAGCATTCACCCGCTGCTTGCGATAGCACTCAACACCGTTGCGGGAATCGGTTTCGCGCAGCCGCTATGGAGCTGGCGCGCACGACCCACACTGCGGTTCGCCGCGCTGGGAATAGCGCTCGGTGCCATCACGGGCTGGCTCTACCTGATTTTTGCGCTGCTGTTCGGTCGCTACTGA
- the sepH gene encoding septation protein SepH, which yields MRELKVVGIESDGSAIICADVNTGAKFKIAADDRLRAASHGDLSRLGQIEVEMESRLRPREIQARVRAGASVREIAETSGLPMARVESFAHPVLLERARMAQMAQHAHPLLEDGPALQTLSTAVAQTFGTRGQNIDEAQWDAWRNDEGRWVVQLSWAAGRTENKAHWRFQPGADGGTAAALDDAAKELVSTDMPRPRPALSPVTPIVTAKPPAKPAAAPAQPETTPAPEPPKAEKTTPPEPEPKQQAPTGGKKKPPMPSWEDVLLGVRTGTQH from the coding sequence GTGCGAGAGCTCAAGGTGGTCGGAATCGAATCCGACGGCAGCGCAATCATCTGCGCGGACGTCAACACCGGCGCGAAGTTCAAAATCGCCGCAGATGACCGTTTGCGCGCGGCATCGCACGGTGACCTGAGCCGCCTCGGCCAGATCGAAGTCGAGATGGAGAGCCGACTCCGTCCGCGCGAGATTCAGGCCCGTGTCCGCGCTGGAGCAAGTGTCAGGGAGATCGCCGAGACCTCCGGGCTGCCCATGGCGCGGGTGGAGAGCTTCGCTCACCCAGTCCTTCTGGAACGGGCCCGAATGGCACAGATGGCGCAGCACGCTCACCCGCTCCTTGAGGATGGCCCCGCTCTGCAAACCCTCAGCACCGCGGTCGCGCAGACCTTTGGCACGCGCGGGCAGAACATCGACGAGGCCCAGTGGGATGCCTGGCGCAACGACGAGGGCCGCTGGGTTGTTCAGCTCAGCTGGGCTGCGGGCCGCACCGAGAACAAGGCTCACTGGCGTTTTCAGCCAGGCGCGGACGGCGGGACGGCGGCAGCCCTTGACGATGCCGCGAAGGAACTCGTCTCGACTGACATGCCACGTCCCCGCCCGGCGCTGAGTCCCGTGACCCCAATCGTCACTGCTAAGCCGCCGGCCAAGCCTGCTGCCGCACCTGCGCAGCCGGAGACTACTCCTGCCCCCGAACCCCCCAAAGCCGAAAAGACCACGCCTCCCGAGCCTGAGCCAAAGCAGCAGGCCCCCACCGGTGGCAAGAAGAAGCCTCCTATGCCCTCATGGGAGGACGTACTCCTCGGTGTGCGTACCGGAACCCAGCACTAA